The segment AAAGAATCTACGACCGCCAGGCCATGCGCAAGATCCAGCAGCATTCCCCAGCCTTCCACCACGCCCAAGCCCGATAGCGCCTGCCAAGAAACGGAGTCTGTCCTTCGGCTCTCGTACGCCCGCGCCAGCGTCCGGAACACGGGGCAGTAGCGGACAGTTCACTCATTTCGGTCTTGAGTTGAGTATCGCGTCACCGGATATCCACTCTGGCGAGGTTTTGCCTCTTGGGCGGAAGACCCCCGGTGTGACGCAGCGACTACCGGTTGAAATGCCGGTAGAAATCCTTGCGGTCGCCAACTCGCAAGACGAGGACGCAGAGGACCTTCTGGCGGACCGTGTAGGCGATGCGGTAGCTGCCGGAGCGGATGCGCCAGATGGCCTCCTGGCCCTTGATCTG is part of the Anaerobaca lacustris genome and harbors:
- a CDS encoding type II toxin-antitoxin system RelE family toxin, whose translation is MTYRIEIDRQALKVLAALPRKVQRQIAARIDSLAEEPFPPDAQQIKGQEAIWRIRSGSYRIAYTVRQKVLCVLVLRVGDRKDFYRHFNR